The Sorangiineae bacterium MSr11954 DNA segment GCGAAAGGTCGGATCATCCACGCTGCTGGACCAACGAGAGGAGAACTGCCAATGGAACCTACGGTTCGGAGATTTACCTTCGAGCGCGAAGATGGGCCGGTCACGGAGTCGCGGGAGCTGGTCTCGATTCGCGCGGGCGATGTCCGCCTCGAGGGGGAGCTCGCATCGTCGCGGACCGGCCGGGGCTTGGTCATCTTTGCGCACGGCAGCGGGAGCAGCCGCCATAGTCCGCGCAATCGATTCGTGGCCCAAGCGCTGCGTACCCAAGGGAGGGTCGCCACCTTGCTGTTCGACCTTCTGTCCGCGGGGGAGGGCGAGCTCGATGCGCGCACCGGACACCTTCGCTTCGATATCGATCTCCTCGCCGAGAGGCTGGTCGCCGTCACGGATTGGGCGCTCGCCCGGCGTCCTGCCGACGCGACGCACATTGGCTACTTCGGCGCCAGCACGGGCGCGGCCGCGGCCCTGGTCGCGGCGGCCGCGCGCCCCGATCGCGTGGCGGCCGTGGTTTCGCGCGGTGGCCGTCCCGATCTGGCGCGAGGCTCGCTCGAGCGGGTGCACGCGCCCACCCTTCTCATCGTGGGCGGCGAGGATCCCACCGTCGCCGAGCTGAATCGCGATGCGATGAAGTACCTGCATGCCGAGACGCGCCTCGACATCATCGATAGGGCCTCGCACCTCTTCGAAGAGCCTGGCGCCCTCGACGAAGCCGCCCGTCGCGCCGCCGGTTGGTTTCAACGCTTCTTCGTTTAGCTCGTTCGCGCTTCGCGCTTCGCGCTTCACGCTTCACGCTTGACGTTGGCGAGCTTCTGGACGTGACGAGCTTTTCGCCCATATATGCTCCGAAGGATGAGCGAAACCGTCAGCAAGCCCCGCCTTAACGCCGTTGGCCAGCCGATCGGCGAGGCGATCCTCGACTGGAAGCCCGTTCCGCGGCCCCCACGAACGCCCATCGACGGCCGCTACTGCCGCATCGAGCCCATCGACCCCGCGCGGCACGCCAAGGCGCTCTTCGAAGCCGTCTCCGACGACCAAGACGGAGCCGGCTGGACCTATTTGGGGGCGGGGCCGTTCTCCACCTCGAGCGCGTACGAGGCCTGGATGGCCGCCACCTGCCTCCGCGACGATCCGCTCTTTCACGCCATCGTCGACAACGTATCGGGCGCGCCCGTGGGCGTCGCCGCCTACCTTCGGATCGAGCCTGCCGTGGGCGTGATCGAAATTGGTCATATCCATTACTCCCCTCGCCTTCAGCGCACGCGCGCGGCCACCGAGGCCATGTACTTGTTCATGCGGCGGGTGTTCGAGGAGCTCGGCTACCGCAGGTACGAGTGGAAGTGTGACTCCTTGAACGAGCCCTCGCGCCGGGCGGCGGCGCGCCTCGGCTTCGCATACGAAGGAACGTTTCGTCAGGCCACCGTGTACAAAGGCCGCAATCGGGACACCGCGTGGTTCTCGATCCTCGATCGGGAGTGGCCTGGGTTGAAGACGGCCTACGAGGCATGGCTGGATCCGTCGAACTTCGACGCGGATGGCCGGCAGCGGCGCGCGCTCCACGAGCTGACCGCCGAGGCGCTTCGCCCGCTGCGCTAAAGCAACGCGGCGATCCCGATCCCATCCTCGAAGAGGGCGCCAGGCGCGCTTGACAGCTTTGGTTTGTCCCGATAAATGAAAATGAGAATCATTTTCGTTTTTGAGACGGGACGGACCAAGGATGACCTCGATGGCACGTGCGATGGCGATGGTGATGGTGATGGTGACCGCGGGGATGCTCGGCTGCGCTTCGTCGGTGACGCCCCCGCGTCCATCGTTGGCGAACGCATCGGCCAAAGGCGCAGAGGGCAACGGCGCGCAGGGCAACGGCACGCAGAGCAACGCCACGCAGAGCAACGCCGCGGACGCTCCGCGCCGCGCGTGCGATCCGGCCCGCGATCGAGCCGCCATTCGGGCCATGGCCGGGGAGTACCGCGTCTCGTTTGCGTTCGACGAGACGGAGCCTCGAACCAAGGGGTATGTGCCGCACGCGCCATATCGAGCCAGCGCCAGCGAGGTCGTTCAGGTGCTAGAGGAGACGGACCGCAAGGTGGTGCTCCAACACGTGCTGGTGCACGCGGGCACGAAGAGCGCGAACGACGCGCCCTCGGTCATGAAGCACTGGCGGCAGGACTGGACCTTCGAAGACCGCGAGCTCCTCGAATTCCGAGGAAACGGCGTGTGGGAGCGGCGCGCGCTGAGCGCCGAGCAAGCCGCCTGCACATGGTCGCAGGCCGTCTTCGAGGTGGACGATGGACCGCGCTACGAGAGCTTCGGCCGATGGACGCATGAGCGCCAAGGGGAGACCTCGACGTGGACGTCGGAGGAGACATGGCGGCCCCTGCCCCGCCGGGAGTACACGAAGCGCAGCGACTACGACGTCCTGATCGGCACCAACCGCCATGTGGTCACGCCAAACGGCTGGAGGCACGAACAAGATACGCGCAAGCTCGTGCTCGAGGGCCGCCGGGAGCTGGTGGGCGAGCGCGGGCTGAATCGTTACGAGCGCACGCCCCTCGACGGCGCCGAGGCCGCCCGCGTCTACCTCCGCGACACCGCCGCCTTTTGGCAGACCGTTCGCGACGAGTGGCAAGCTGTCTTCACGAAGAACCCCCGCGTGCACGTGCAGGCCGAGACGGACGGTGGCGAGCGCCTCTACGATCGGCTCTTTCCGATGGCCCGGACCGCGCGGGACCTCCGCACCGAGGATCGCAAGCAAAAGGTGCGCGAGGCCATCGCGTCGTTCGTGGTCCGCTGATGCGGGACCTGGTCGCGCGCGAACCGCGTGTACAATGCGCGACGGATGCCGAACCTTCTGCGACTCTCGCGTAAGACCGCGCCGGCCGGGCGAGGCGCAAGCGCGCGCTTTCCATTCGACGTGCCCGCCATTGCGACCCTGACGACCCTCGATCTCCGCGCCGATGTCACGTTCTTCGTCGGGGAGAATGGCTCGGGCAAGTCCACCCTGCTGGAGGGCATCGCCTGCGTCGCGGAGCTCGAGACGATTGGCGAGCACGACGCGGCCTCGGACGCGACGCTCACGGCGCAGCGCGAGCTGGCGGCGGATCTGCGCCTGGCGTGGGGCCGGCGTTCGCGACAAGGATTTTTTCTACGGGCGGAGGACTTCTTCGGCTATGTCCGGGGGCAGGCGCGCACCGATGCGCGCATCGTCCGGGAGCAGCGCGAGGCCATGGGCATCGCGGCGCCGGCCGAGGGGCCCGAGGATACGTTGGGCGCGCGGCACGTGGACGAGCGCGACGCCGCCGGCTACCTGGGTCGTTACGACGCGCGCTCGCACGGCGAGAGCTTCCTCGATTTGTTCTCGGAGCGGGTGCGGCCCGGCGGTCTCTATTTGCTCGACGAGCCCGAGACGCCCCTCTCCCCGAAGCGGCAGCTCGCCTTCCTGGCGCTCGTTCGCAAGGCGGCGCGCGCGGGCGCGCAGTTCATCATCGCGACCCACTCGCCCATCCTGCTCGCGTGCCCCGGCGCCCGCATCTTCAGCTTCGATGAGAGCCCCATCGCGGAGGCCTCCTACGACGCGCTGGATCACGTGTCGGTCACCCGCGACTTTCTGAACCATCCCGCGAAGTACCTCGACGACATGTAGATCGTAAGCCATTTGGCGTACGGGTACCAAAAACGGCGGTGTCTTCACCGTGCAACACGTGGGATCGTGAAAAATCGAACCTCTCCGCGGACGTCGCAGGACGAAAGAAGAAGAATGTCGGCGGTACGGCGATTGCTCTTCTTGGTGGTGAAGCAGTGGAAGCTGTGCAGGCGGTACGTCAATGGCGGGCGGTTGGCGAGGATCCACTCGAACCACGGGGTCGTATGCATTCTTTTCTTTTTCGTTGTGTCGTTCCCTTGAGCGTGATGTGGCCCGTCGCGGCGCACGCGCAGACGCCCGCGGGCGGCGAGGTCACATGGTCTTCGAAGGCGCCCGTGGAGGCGCCAGCTCCCGAAGAGGCTTCGACGAGCGGTAAGGTCAGGGTCGAAATCACGGGCGATGCGCCCGACATCGCCGTTCACGAATGGGTTTACAACGAGGACGTCACCTCGATCGACAAGCCCGATCCGACCACGGGTCGCTCGTTGATCCACCACGACTTGCAGCCGCGGTATGCCACCCTTTGCGTGGCGCCGTGCACCACGACCTTCACCCCCGGAGAGCACCGGCTCGCGCTCTCCCACGGCACGGCGAAGATGGTCGAGCTGCCCAAGCCCGTCACCATCACGGGGCCGACCCGCCTTCAGATCGCGTACACGTCGAACGCGGGGGTGAGGGCCGCCGGGTACGTGCTGGTGCTCGGGGCGACGGCCGGCGCGGTGGGGATCTTCTATGCGGGCCGCACGGGCAAGCGCACCTGCGATCGAAAGACCGGCAAGTGCACCGAGGAGATTAGCCCGGAATCGCTCGTGGGGGGCATCGCCGTCCTCACCGTCGGGGTGATCGCGGGGGTGGCGCTCGCGTTGGTCTCGGACAAAGCGGATATCAAGGCCATCCCCTTGCCGTCCGCCGGCCCCATTCGCTTCGTACCGCAGGTATTTGCCTCCTACCGGGAGCGCGGGATGGGACGAGGGTCCGACGTGCTCGAAGGCGCCGGCTTGGCCATGCAGTTCGATTTCTGAACGTGAACGCGCGCCGCAGAGCCGCCGAGGGTCCGCGGCGCGCGGGCTCAGGCCTTCAGCACGATGCGCACGAGGGCCGCGAGCGCGTGATCGCCCGTGGGATCCTTGCCCGGGATGCGGGCCAGGATATGGCGCTCGTCGATCTCGATGCTCCCGCCCCCGGCCACCGCCGTCAGGATGGTCTTCTGCGTATCCTTCGACTTCAGGAAGGCGGCCGTCTCCTCCGGGGTGTCGGTCGACACGTACACCACGTCGTCGAAGGCCGGATCGCCGACCTGGATCTCCTTTTTGAACAGCTTGACCAACTTTTTGCCAAGGCCCTCGTGGGTGAAGCTCGCCTGAATCTTGGGCGGGGTGGTGAGGGCGAGCGTGGTGACCACGAAGTCCTTCGTCGTGTCCTTGCCGTCGATTTCCACGGTCTCCGTCGTCTCTTCCACCTCGTACCTGATTCCCAAGCTATCCAGTTCGTCGCTCATGGCTTCCTCCAAATGGCGAATTGCATAACCGGCCCATCCTACAATAGCCAGGAGCTCGCCCGCTACCGAACAATCCCGTACCTTGAGGCTCGACCGGGCCAATATGATCCACGAACTCGAGCATCACGGCGCTTGCGTCGTCCGCACACCGCTCCTGCCATTCGATGTGTTGCAAACAGGCGTGACGGACGAGCTCCTGCGCCAGCTCCTCTCGGATCCCATCGTTCGTGAGGCGTTGTTTCTGGCCTCGCCCTCCCTCGATTCGGCGCTCGACGCGTGGCTCGCCGATCCCCGCGCGGCGCGCGCGCACGACGCGGTGCCCACCGCCCTTCGCTACCTGGCGCGAATGGCGTCACGGCCCACGCCATTTGGCTCATTCTCCGGGTGCGCGGTCGCCCGCATCGAGGGCACCACATCGCTCGGCGTATGCGATCGCCGCGCGTGCCGCCGGCGTTCGCGGCTCGACATGCAGTACCTCGCGCTGGTCACCGAGACGATCCAGCGCGATCCCGAGCGCCGAGAGGCGCTGCGCTATCGGCCGAACTCATCCCTCGTTCGGGCCGCGGCGGCCGAGGACGATCTGCGCTACGTGGAGGCGCACCACGACGCGGCCGCGCGCATCCGGCGGTTTCAGCTCGTGGCCGTGGAGCACAGCGCGGCCCTGGCGGCGGCGCTCGAGGCCGCGTCGAAGACGGCCACCCTCGAGCAAATGTGCGACGCCATTTTGCGCGGCGATCCGCGGGTGCCCCGCGCCGAGGCGCGCGCGTTCGTGGAGGCGCTGATCGACGCCCAGCTGATCGAGTCGGTCCTGCAGCCGACCGTCACGGGCGAGGAGCCCGCCTCGGCCTATGCGCGCGCGCTCGCGGCCCACGAGGGCACACGGGCCATCGGCCGATGCCTCGAGGACGCGCAAGGTGCGCTGGCGGCCCTCGACGAGGGCGGGCTCGGGGCCACCCGCGATGCGTATCGCGCCATCGCATCGGCCCTCGAGGCGATCCCGGCGCCGCTCGATCCGGCGCGGCTCTTCCAGGTCGACCTCTTTCGACCGAGCGCCGGGCTGCGCCTCGGCGAGGGGGTCGTTCGGGAGGTGAAACGGGCCATCGATCTTTTGCATCGGATCGCGCCGCTCCCCGGCCATCGGGCCATGCGCCGCTTTCGCGAGCGCTTCGTGGATCGGTATGGCGATCGCGAGGTGCCGCTCGCCCTCGCGCTCGACGAGGAGCGCGGCCTCGGCTTCGACGCGGAGCCCGGCGCCACGGCCGATGGCTCGCCGCTCCTCGCCGATCTCGCGTTCCCTGCGGCGAAGCCCTTCGGCGAGCCAAGGAGCGCGCACGATGCGCACAAGCTCGCGCGCGTGCTCGCCTTGCTCGCGTCCGGGCACCGCGAGTGGCAGCTCGACGATCGCGACCTCGACGCGCTCACCGCGCCCGATCGCCCGCCCCTTCCGGACGCCGTGGCGGCCATGCTCACGATCGCGGCGCCCTCGAGCGCGGCGATCGATCGCGGCGAGTTCGAGCTGTTCCTTCACCATGTGAGCGGGCCCTCGGGGGCGTCGCTGCTGGCGCGCTTTTGCCACGGGGAGCCGGGCATCGCGGCCCTGGTCGAGCGCCACGTGCGCGCCGAGGAGACATGCCGCCCGGAGGCGGCGTTTGCCGAGATCGTTCACTTGCCGGAGGGGCGGCTCGGAAACATCCTTTGCCGCCCCGTGCTGCGCGCGTACGAAGTGGCGTACCTCGGTGCGTCGGGCGCGCCCGAAGATCGGCAGATCGCGCTCGACGATCTGCGCGTGTGCGTGCGCCGCGGCCATGTGCATCTGCGCTCGGCGCGGCTCGATCGCGAGGTGATTCCGCGCCTCTCCAGCGCGCACAACCACCAAGGCTCGACCCTCGCCGTGTATCGATTTTTGTGCGCGCTCCAATACGAGGGGGTCGCCAGCGGCTTGCGGTGGGATTGGGGATCGTTGCAGAGTGCACCTTTTTTGCCGCGCGTGCGGCGCGGTCGTATCGTCGTGTCGCTCGCGACGTGGAACGTGGACCCGCGCGCCCTCGAACGATGCGCGCGCGATCCGGGCGTTCGGGCGGCCCTCGGCTTGCCCCGGTGGGTGTCGGCCGTGGAGCGGGACCATGTGCTGCCCCTCGATTTGGAGCGCGACGATGCCGCCGCGCAATTGC contains these protein-coding regions:
- a CDS encoding alpha/beta fold hydrolase, which translates into the protein MEPTVRRFTFEREDGPVTESRELVSIRAGDVRLEGELASSRTGRGLVIFAHGSGSSRHSPRNRFVAQALRTQGRVATLLFDLLSAGEGELDARTGHLRFDIDLLAERLVAVTDWALARRPADATHIGYFGASTGAAAALVAAAARPDRVAAVVSRGGRPDLARGSLERVHAPTLLIVGGEDPTVAELNRDAMKYLHAETRLDIIDRASHLFEEPGALDEAARRAAGWFQRFFV
- a CDS encoding GNAT family N-acetyltransferase, encoding MSETVSKPRLNAVGQPIGEAILDWKPVPRPPRTPIDGRYCRIEPIDPARHAKALFEAVSDDQDGAGWTYLGAGPFSTSSAYEAWMAATCLRDDPLFHAIVDNVSGAPVGVAAYLRIEPAVGVIEIGHIHYSPRLQRTRAATEAMYLFMRRVFEELGYRRYEWKCDSLNEPSRRAAARLGFAYEGTFRQATVYKGRNRDTAWFSILDREWPGLKTAYEAWLDPSNFDADGRQRRALHELTAEALRPLR
- a CDS encoding AAA family ATPase gives rise to the protein MPNLLRLSRKTAPAGRGASARFPFDVPAIATLTTLDLRADVTFFVGENGSGKSTLLEGIACVAELETIGEHDAASDATLTAQRELAADLRLAWGRRSRQGFFLRAEDFFGYVRGQARTDARIVREQREAMGIAAPAEGPEDTLGARHVDERDAAGYLGRYDARSHGESFLDLFSERVRPGGLYLLDEPETPLSPKRQLAFLALVRKAARAGAQFIIATHSPILLACPGARIFSFDESPIAEASYDALDHVSVTRDFLNHPAKYLDDM
- a CDS encoding lantibiotic dehydratase, with the translated sequence MIHELEHHGACVVRTPLLPFDVLQTGVTDELLRQLLSDPIVREALFLASPSLDSALDAWLADPRAARAHDAVPTALRYLARMASRPTPFGSFSGCAVARIEGTTSLGVCDRRACRRRSRLDMQYLALVTETIQRDPERREALRYRPNSSLVRAAAAEDDLRYVEAHHDAAARIRRFQLVAVEHSAALAAALEAASKTATLEQMCDAILRGDPRVPRAEARAFVEALIDAQLIESVLQPTVTGEEPASAYARALAAHEGTRAIGRCLEDAQGALAALDEGGLGATRDAYRAIASALEAIPAPLDPARLFQVDLFRPSAGLRLGEGVVREVKRAIDLLHRIAPLPGHRAMRRFRERFVDRYGDREVPLALALDEERGLGFDAEPGATADGSPLLADLAFPAAKPFGEPRSAHDAHKLARVLALLASGHREWQLDDRDLDALTAPDRPPLPDAVAAMLTIAAPSSAAIDRGEFELFLHHVSGPSGASLLARFCHGEPGIAALVERHVRAEETCRPEAAFAEIVHLPEGRLGNILCRPVLRAYEVAYLGASGAPEDRQIALDDLRVCVRRGHVHLRSARLDREVIPRLSSAHNHQGSTLAVYRFLCALQYEGVASGLRWDWGSLQSAPFLPRVRRGRIVVSLATWNVDPRALERCARDPGVRAALGLPRWVSAVERDHVLPLDLERDDAAAQLRALARGRETIRLQELYPEPERLCATGNDGRYRHEIVLPFTRVPGPSPARAPARRVARAARDTAARTFAPGSRWLYVKIEMGPATQDRILRTVLAPLVHELRAARAFEGWFFIRYADPEPHLRLRFQGDPERLLGRVLPRLHERLAPLLASGRVARMQLDTYEREVERYGGPRGMDIAERIFEADSDATLGIVGSTAGETGADRRWRAALCGMHRLLADAKVDGEARRTLVTDARDAFAAEHRLDAAARRSMGARYRAERAAIERWLGESDGRDEGDGDASHRSHVFRLLRARSAACAPLFAELRTLHDAGELEVEWDDIVRSFLHMHVNRVIRDRPRTHELMLYELLLRTYESSAARARNVRDSTRR